One Entomomonas asaccharolytica DNA segment encodes these proteins:
- the cspD gene encoding cold shock domain-containing protein CspD — MLRGKVKWFNNTKGYGFISSETHSEDLFVHYSSIQIDGYKTLKAGQHVLFEIEQGNKGLHAKNIVLEQAQLTPDSFNNQ, encoded by the coding sequence ATGCTACGTGGCAAAGTTAAATGGTTCAATAACACCAAAGGTTATGGTTTCATTTCATCAGAGACACACAGCGAGGATTTATTTGTACACTATTCATCCATACAGATAGATGGGTATAAAACGCTTAAAGCAGGTCAACACGTTCTGTTCGAAATAGAGCAAGGGAATAAAGGATTACATGCTAAAAATATAGTTCTTGAACAAGCCCAATTAACACCTGACTCCTTTAATAATCAATAA
- a CDS encoding DUF1266 domain-containing protein — protein sequence MDAKDFYTIADNNVLKFAEHTDLTEDEKWLVALGGIFSSLAGDNVNSIETGRSNQEIRESLRKNWLINDRATFEQAALRLAIGEKRDLYLSRLTMLRRFFDFFDNSNVAVKFVANFSPLLAMDWYQTRTKEDLRKIAREELELDRFAKSGSKKSEELFALLKNTNEWRKKLDKVGDYHQINDLVAWDAVCLVNLARCATQIHFIDRTEFVKYAGTIKKQVQAAYNSWNEAALGYLMGTFLWQYSENKAKTVIRTTCQYLEDPRTLVHTVKFK from the coding sequence ATGGATGCTAAAGATTTTTATACAATAGCAGATAACAATGTATTGAAGTTTGCAGAACACACAGATTTAACAGAGGACGAAAAATGGTTAGTTGCTTTAGGTGGGATTTTTTCTAGCCTAGCAGGAGACAATGTAAATAGTATTGAAACTGGGCGTAGTAACCAAGAAATTAGAGAATCATTACGTAAAAATTGGTTAATTAATGACCGAGCGACTTTTGAGCAGGCAGCTTTACGATTGGCTATTGGTGAGAAAAGAGACCTCTATCTATCTCGTCTAACAATGTTACGCCGCTTTTTTGACTTTTTTGATAATTCTAATGTTGCGGTTAAGTTTGTTGCAAATTTTTCACCTTTATTGGCTATGGATTGGTATCAAACTAGAACAAAAGAAGACTTACGTAAAATAGCTAGAGAAGAGTTAGAGTTAGATCGTTTTGCTAAATCAGGTAGTAAAAAAAGCGAAGAGCTATTTGCTTTGTTAAAAAATACCAATGAATGGCGGAAGAAATTAGACAAAGTGGGTGACTATCATCAGATAAATGATTTAGTGGCATGGGATGCAGTATGCTTAGTTAATTTGGCGCGTTGTGCAACACAGATTCATTTTATTGATCGTACGGAATTTGTTAAATATGCTGGCACTATCAAAAAGCAAGTACAAGCTGCTTATAATAGTTGGAATGAAGCTGCTCTTGGTTATTTAATGGGCACGTTCTTATGGCAATATTCAGAAAATAAAGCAAAAACAGTTATTAGAACAACTTGCCAATATTTAGAAGATCCTAGAACTTTGGTTCATACGGTTAAATTTAAATAA